Proteins from one Candidatus Zixiibacteriota bacterium genomic window:
- a CDS encoding alkaline phytoceramidase, with the protein MTVRRGAGRWLPGLLVALAAVGVAGLWFVPRVPQPQWYHEFADRRTLLGIPNFWNVASNLPLALAGAWGLWRCGSARSLPGLRHAPARWMYAFFFGAVALAGAGSFYYHWQPDNERLVWDRLPIALATMSLLAIVIAEWIDHRAGSRLFLPLLLLGAGTVVYWHLTERWGAGDLRPYLLSQLYAAIAIPLTLLSRPAAYSHGEKLYGALGWYVAARLFELFDARIYAAGEIASGHTLKHLAAAASACMIYSWLRSRRPSGLSFGDR; encoded by the coding sequence ATGACGGTTCGTCGGGGAGCGGGCCGGTGGCTGCCGGGTCTCTTGGTTGCCCTCGCCGCGGTGGGCGTGGCGGGCCTGTGGTTCGTTCCGCGCGTTCCCCAGCCGCAGTGGTACCACGAGTTCGCCGACCGCCGTACCCTGCTCGGGATACCCAATTTCTGGAACGTCGCCTCCAATCTGCCGCTGGCGCTAGCCGGCGCCTGGGGTCTGTGGCGCTGCGGCTCGGCCCGCTCGCTTCCGGGGTTGCGGCACGCTCCGGCACGCTGGATGTACGCCTTCTTTTTCGGCGCCGTGGCGCTGGCCGGGGCCGGCTCCTTCTATTATCACTGGCAACCCGACAACGAGCGGCTGGTGTGGGATCGGCTGCCGATCGCGCTCGCGACCATGTCGCTGCTCGCGATCGTGATCGCCGAGTGGATCGACCACCGCGCGGGCAGCCGGCTGTTCCTGCCCCTGCTTCTGCTCGGCGCCGGCACGGTCGTTTACTGGCACCTCACCGAGCGCTGGGGCGCGGGAGACCTGCGCCCGTATCTTCTCAGCCAGCTCTATGCCGCCATCGCAATCCCGCTGACGCTGTTGTCGCGTCCCGCGGCCTACAGCCACGGCGAAAAGCTCTACGGCGCGCTCGGCTGGTATGTCGCGGCGCGGCTTTTCGAGCTCTTCGACGCACGGATCTACGCTGCGGGTGAGATCGCCAGCGGCCATACCTTGAAGCACCTCGCCGCCGCGGCGAGCGCCTGCATGATCTACAGCTGGCTTCGGAGCCGCCGTCCGTCCGGCCTCAGTTTCGGAGACCGATGA
- a CDS encoding DNA-3-methyladenine glycosylase I — MRSSQTVHRCPWVDLSKPDYVAYHDREWGVPVHDDRTMFEFLTLESAQAGLSWYTVLRKREAYRRAFAGFDAQTVARYGGREVRSLLRDPGIIRNERKIRAAINNARRFLEIQEEFGSFDRYIWRFVNGRPIVHRLRVLGDYPATSRESDALSKDLKQRGFQFIGSTVCYAHMQATGLVNDHVESCFRKKEILAAHL; from the coding sequence ATGCGCTCCAGCCAGACCGTTCACCGTTGTCCGTGGGTCGACCTCAGCAAGCCGGACTACGTTGCCTACCACGACAGGGAATGGGGCGTGCCGGTCCACGACGACCGGACGATGTTCGAGTTCCTGACGCTGGAATCGGCGCAGGCGGGGCTAAGCTGGTATACGGTGCTACGCAAGCGGGAGGCCTACCGGCGGGCTTTCGCCGGGTTCGACGCTCAGACGGTCGCACGCTACGGTGGGCGGGAGGTGCGTTCGCTCTTGCGCGATCCCGGCATCATTCGCAACGAGCGGAAAATCCGCGCGGCGATCAACAACGCCAGGCGCTTTCTCGAGATTCAGGAAGAGTTCGGGAGCTTCGACCGCTACATCTGGCGATTCGTGAACGGCAGGCCGATCGTGCACCGGCTCAGGGTCCTCGGGGACTATCCCGCGACCAGCCGAGAATCGGACGCCTTGAGCAAGGACCTCAAGCAGCGGGGTTTTCAGTTCATCGGCTCGACCGTCTGCTACGCCCATATGCAGGCCACCGGGCTCGTCAACGACCACGTCGAGAGCTGCTTCCGCAAAAAAGAGATCCTCGCCGCCCATCTTTGA